From a single Rosa rugosa chromosome 7, drRosRugo1.1, whole genome shotgun sequence genomic region:
- the LOC133721014 gene encoding pentatricopeptide repeat-containing protein At5g12100, mitochondrial: MARRVSLLLPKSLPTKTQNLRSVSLCTDSDPIIQPSNSNHQDQQRHEQVRKLRILLQQGRTDTANRFIKSLILPTSPFSSPSDLYNLFSLSAPSMTPTFSDMLLTACTESKMPSEAVELYGLMRKSDLRPSLATLNMLLECLVASKMFRKTLELFSQIFESGKGIRPDKFTYGKAVQAAVKLGDLNRAVELVECMKRDRLSPNVFIYNVLISGLCKEKKMRDAEKVFDEMLERRGVPTLVTYNTLIDGYCKVGELEKGFGLRERMKDQKVEANVVTYNTMLNGLCKAKRMEEAKRVLEEMEAHGFVPDGFTYSILFDGHLRCGDDQGVLALFEEATRKGVRINGYTCSILLNGLCKKGKMEKAEEILKKLMETGFVPDEVVYNTLVSGYCRQSDIDRAILVIGKMEARGLRPNCITFNSLIHKFCETKDMDRAEEWVQKMVKKGVSPNLETYNTLINGYGQICAFDKCFQILEDMEGKAIKPNVVSYGSLINCLCKDGRLLEAEIQLRDMVGRGVLPNAQIYNMLIDGSSTEGKLKDAFRFFDEMAKNGISPTLATYNAIIHGLCKKGRMIEAEDYVSQITSSGYRPDVITYNSLISGYSDTVNTQKCLELYETMKNLSIKPTLNTYHPLISGCSRDNMVLAEKLFNEMLQMGLRPDRIIYNALIHGYAEHGDTQKALSLHCEMVNQKINVDKMTYNSLILGHFKQGKVSEVKDLVDDMKAKGLAPKADTYNLLVKGHCELKDFSGAYFWYRDLVENGYLLNVSTCIELTTGLQKEGRFQEAQVICLEMSAKGMDDVSSNEDAISVAKV; encoded by the coding sequence ATGGCAAGGCgcgtctctcttcttcttcccaagtCTCTACccaccaaaacccaaaacctccGATCAGTTTCTCTCTGTACAGACTCCGACCCAATAATCCAACCCTCCAATTCAAACCACCAAGACCAGCAACGCCATGAACAAGTCCGCAAGCTCCGAATCCTCCTCCAGCAGGGCCGAACCGACACCGCAAATCGCTTCATCAAGTCCCTCATTCTCCCCACCTCACCTTTCTCCTCCCCCTCCGACCTTTACAACCTCTTCTCCCTCTCCGCTCCCTCCATGACACCCACATTCTCCGACATGCTCCTCACGGCGTGCACGGAGTCCAAGATGCCCAGCGAAGCAGTTGAGTTGTATGGTCTGATGAGAAAGAGCGACCTCCGTCCGAGTTTGGCCACTCTCAATATGCTGCTAGAGTGCTTGGTGGCTTCGAAAATGTTCAGAAAAACCCTTGAGTTGTTTTCGCAGATTTTCGAGTCTGGTAAGGGCATTCGGCCGGATAAGTTCACGTACGGCAAGGCGGTGCAGGCGGCGGTGAAGCTGGGGGACTTGAATAGGGCTGTTGAGCTTGTGGAGTGCATGAAGAGAGATAGGTTGAGTCCGAATGTGTTCATTTATAATGTTTTGATTAGTGGGTTGtgtaaagagaagaaaatgaggGATGCAGagaaggtgttcgatgaaatgcttGAGAGAAGGGGAGTGCCGACTTTGGTTACTTACAACACGTTGATCGATGGGTATTGTAAGGTGGGTGAGTTGGAGAAGGGGTTTGGGTTGAGAGAGAGGATGAAGGATCAGAAGGTGGAAGCGAATGTGGTGACTTATAATACAATGCTTAATGGGCTTTGTAAGGCAAAGAGAATGGAGGAAGCGAAAAGGGTgttggaagagatggaggctcATGGATTTGTGCCGGATGGTTTTACTTATAGTATACTTTTCGATGGACATCTGAGGTGTGGTGATGATCAGGGCGTGTTGGCTTTGTTTGAAGAAGCAACCAGGAAAGGTGTGAGGATCAATGGGTATACTTGTAGTATATTGTTGAATGGGTTGTGCAAGAAAGGAAAGATGGAGAAAGCGGAGGAGATTTTGAAGAAATTAATGGAAACTGGTTTTGTTCCAGATGAAGTAGTGTATAATACTCTGGTGAGTGGATATTGTCGACAATCTGACATTGACAGAGCCATTTTGGTCATTGGGAAAatggaagctcgtgggttgagGCCAAATTGCATCACTTTCAATTCTTTGATTCACAAATTCTGTGAGACAAAGGATATGGATAGGGCGGAGGAATGGGTACAGAAGATGGTAAAGAAGGGAGTTTCGCCAAATTTGGAGACGTATAACACCCTTATTAATGGCTATGGGCAGATTTGCGCATTTGATAAGTGTTTCCAGATTCTTGAAGACATGGAAGGTAAGGCAATTAAACCAAATGTTGTGAGCTATGGTTCCCTTATAAATTGTTTATGCAAGGATGGGAGACTTCTTGAAGCTGAAATACAACTCAGAGACATGGTAGGCCGAGGGGTTTTGCCAAATGCACAGATATATAATATGCTCATTGATGGTAGCTCTACAGAGGGGAAGCTGAAAGATGCTTTCAGATTTTTTGATGAGATGGCAAAAAATGGGATAAGTCCAACACTTGCAACCTACAATGCAATCATACATGGACTCTGCAAGAAAGGAAGGATGATTGAAGCTGAAGATTATGTGTCTCAAATTACAAGCAGTGGTTATAGACCCGATGTCATCACATACAACTCCCTAATTTCAGGTTATTCTGATACAGTAAACACCCAGAAATGTCTGGAATTATATGAAACTATGAAGAATCTGAGCATCAAACCTACTTTGAATACATATCATCCTCTAATTAGTGGATGTAGCAGGGACAATATGGTATTAGCAGAAAAGTTGTTTAATGAGATGTTACAAATGGGCTTGCGTCCTGATCGAATCATATATAATGCACTCATCCACGGTTATGCAGAGCATGGAGATACTCAGAAGGCACTTTCTTTGCACTGTGAGATGGTAAACCAGAAAATCAATGTTGACAAGATGACGTATAATAGCTTAATTCTTGGGCACTTCAAACAAGgaaaggtgtcagaggtaaagGACCTCGTCGATGATATGAAGGCTAAAGGATTGGCACCTAAAGCTGATACGTATAACTTACTTGTGAAGGGACACTGTGAACTAAAGGACTTCAGTGGCGCATATTTTTGGTACAGGGATCTGGTTGAGAATGGTTATCTTCTAAACGTCTCCACATGCATTGAGCTTACAACTGGCCTCCAAAAGGAGGGCAGGTTTCAAGAGGCCCAGGTTATCTGCTTAGAAATGAGTGCTAAAGGAATGGATGATGTTAGCTCTAATGAAGATGCAATTTCTGTTGCCAAGGTGTAG